A single genomic interval of Helianthus annuus cultivar XRQ/B chromosome 13, HanXRQr2.0-SUNRISE, whole genome shotgun sequence harbors:
- the LOC110944765 gene encoding uncharacterized protein LOC110944765: MMQKNAFEALDKTLRDILGFCTYTNRERVFGGMPVLLGGDFRQILPVISKGKKEDVVQACINKSNLWKSCQLYTLHRSMRVNEYTSTGALDMDRQRFNKWLLDIGDGIVPSKAKEGEDEPPWIEIPTRFIVDSCSVPVESIVNAVLPSFTKRQDDYDFLCERAILTPCNIDADEINDYMF; this comes from the coding sequence ATGATGCAAAAAAACGCCTTTGAAGCACTTGATAAAACACTTAGAGATATCTTGGGGTTCTGTACCTACACAAACAGGGAACGTGTGTTTGGTGGCATGCCTGTCTTGCTTGGTGGCGATTTCAGACAAATCCTTCCCGTCATCTCAAAGGGAAAAAAAGAAGATGTCGTTCAGGCATGCATAAATAAATCGAACCTGTGGAAAAGTTGTCAACTCTACACTCTCCACCGGAGTATGCGCGTCAACGAATACACCTCCACAGGTGCGTTAGACATGGATAGACAACGTTTCAACAAATGGTTGTTAGACATCGGCGATGGAATCGTTCCGTCCAAAGCCAAAGAAGGTGAAGATGAGCCGCCTTGGATCGAGATACCCACTAGGTTCATCGTTGATAGTTGTAGTGTCCCTGTAGAATCAATTGTTAACGCTGTCTTGCCGTCATTTACAAAAAGGCAAGATGATTACGATTTTTTGTGTGAAAGAGCAATACTAACCCCATGCAATATAGACGCGGATGAAATCAATGATTACATGTTTTAA
- the LOC110944766 gene encoding uncharacterized protein LOC110944766, with protein sequence MRNNQNELRVELYHNVCDAVTRGDTNSEAIGQRIVLPATFTGSPRYMIQNYEDAMALCRAFRNPDLFVTFTANPKWPEIEYMVSLIPGQKSHDRADVVSRVFKLKLTFLIEDIMKKQIFGKCRAAVYTIEFQKRGLPHVHLLFWLEHFAVCRTPAGIDDLISAEIPLKIDDPSGYKAVTNYMLHGPCGNDARSASCTTDGKCMKHFPKPFYRETTIDEDGYPVYRRRDSRIFFMKGKTRLDNRFVIPDNRYLLLKYESHINVEWCNQSRAIKYLFKYLNKGPDRATMVVQENIGSDSEKRAQQIVKVDEIKNYLDCWYLSPCEAVWRMLAFPIHYSFSSVMKLTFHLPNQQLLTLRDSDSLPALLNRDGIRETMFTQWFALNNRDAVARKLTYAEIPTQYVWQEDNKVWKKRMERTAVGRIVYYNPAAGPKYYLRMLLGIVRGPRSFEEIKTVDGVMYETYKEACYAYGLLNDDKEWSDALSEAKLWASGSQLRELFVTMLLFCEVNRPAQLWAQNWEILFDDILYMKRRHFMFPGLHLSDDQLKNYCLIDLNELLEKNGKSLAYFTDMPQPDTSLLDKMHNRLIREEMSYNRKQLTDEHEQLYASLNTEQTTIYDRVIDFVTARKGGFYFVYGPGGTGKTFLYRTILSRLRSMGLIALAVASSGIRNNPVMVYNYSHAT encoded by the exons ATGAGAAATAACCAGAATGAGCTGCGTGTTGAGCTCTACCATAATGTTTGCGACGCTGTGACACGTGGAGATACAAATTCTGAGGCTATCGGACAGCGGATAGTTTTACCTGCAACCTTTACGGGCAGTCCAAGATATATGATCCAAAATTACGAAGACGCCATGGCTCTGTGTCGTGCTTTTAGGAACCCTGACCTGTTTGTCACATTTACAGCCAACCCAAAATGGCCTGAGATCGAATACATGGTATCTCTCATACCAGGCCAGAAATCCCATGACCGTGCAGATGTTGTATCACGCGTTTTTAAGCTAAAGCTGacctttttgattgaagatattaTGAAGAAACAAATCTTTGGCAAATGCAGAGCAG CCGTTTACACAATTGAGTTTCAAAAACGAGGACTACCGCATGTGCACCTTCTGTTTTGGCTTGAACATTTCGCCGTGTGTCGCACACCTGCTGGTATAGATGATTTGATTTCGGCCGAGATCCCATTGAAGATTGACGACCCATCCGGCTATAAGGCTGTCACAAATTACATGTTGCATGGCCCATGTGGGAATGACGCACGCAGTGCTTCGTGTACAACAGACGGAAAATGCATGAAACACTTTCCAAAACCATTTTATCGAGAAACGACAATTGACGAAGACGGTTACCCGGTTTATCGACGAAGGGATTCCAGGATTTTCTTCATGAAGGGCAAAACTAGGCTTGACAACAGGTTTGTCATCCCAGACAACCGTTATCTTCTCTTGAAGTACGAATCACACATCAACGTTGAATGGTGCAACCAGTCTCGAGCAATAAAATACCTGTTTAAATACTTAAACAAGGGGCCAGATAGGGCTACAATGGTTGTTCAAGAAAACATTGGCAGTGACAGCGAAAAGCGTGCACAACAGATTGTTAAGGTTGATGAGATTAAAAACTATTTGGATTGCTGGTACTTATCGCCGTGTGAGGCTGTGTGGCGAATGCTTGCATTTCCTATACATTACTCATTCTCGTCCGTCATGAAGCTAACCTTCCATCTACCTAACCAACAACTGCTCACGTTGCGTGATTCGGACAGCTTACCAGCCCTGTTAAACCGGGACGGGATACGAGAAACAATGTTCACCCAATGGTTTGCACTGAACAACAGAGATGCAGTGGCAAGAAAGTTGACGTATGCCGAGATACCAACACAGTATGTGTGGCAAGAGGATAACAAGGTATGGAAAAAGCGGATGGAACGGACAGCCGTTGGGCGGATTGTGTATTACAATCCAGCAGCTGGGCCAAAGTATTATTTAAGGATGTTGTTGGGAATTGTGAGAGGGCCCCGAAGTTTCGAAGAAATAAAAACAGTTGATGGGGTCATGTATGAAACGTACAAAGAAGCCTGCTATGCGTATGGCTTGCTTAATGATGACAAGGAGTGGAGTGACGCTCTTTCAGAGGCTAAATTATGGGCGTCTGGTTCCCAGCTACGTGAATTGTTTGTTACCATGTTGTTGTTTTGCGAAGTGAACCGCCCGGCACAACTGTGGGCGCAGAATTGGGAGATACTATTTGATGATATTTTGTACATGAAACGTAGGCACTTCATGTTTCCGGGATTACACTTATCGGACGACCAGCTTAAGAACTATTGCCTAATTGACCTGAATGAACTATTGGAGAAAAATGGCAAATCATTGGCATATTTCACGGATATGCCACAACCGGATACGTCGCTCCTCGATAAGATGCATAATCGTCTAATCAGGGAAGAGATGAGTTACAACAGAAAACAATTGACAGATGAacacgagcaactgtacgcatcACTCAATACGGAACAAACAACCATATACGACAGGGTCATTGATTTCGTTACAGCCAGAAAAGGAGGGTTTTATTTCGTATATGGTCCGGGTGGGACCGGGAAGACTTTCCTGTACAGGACCATCTTGTCACGCTTAAGATCTATGGGCCTGATTGCCCTTGCGGTTGCGTCTTCAGGTATAAGAAATAATCCTGTTATGGTGTATAATTATTCTCACGCTACTTAA